The genomic interval CGAGCGCCGCTGGGTCCTCTATGCCGGTGAGCCCGACGCCTCCAAGATCCCGCCGGAATGGCACGGGTGGCTGCACCACACCACCAAGGATCCGCTGCCGGAGGGGTCGAGCGCCTTCCACAAGCCGTGGCAGAAGGAACATCTGCCCAACATGTCGGGTTCGGTCCAGGCCTACCGCCCGCCCGGCCATGTGCTGGCCGGCGGCCAGCGCGTGCCGGCCACCGGCGATTACGAGCCCTGGACTCC from Azospirillum sp. TSH100 carries:
- a CDS encoding NADH:ubiquinone oxidoreductase subunit NDUFA12, whose product is MSEPISLFTKLANIHIRYVTWRRGAKVGSDRFGNVYYRSKDTQPGTRERRWVLYAGEPDASKIPPEWHGWLHHTTKDPLPEGSSAFHKPWQKEHLPNMSGSVQAYRPPGHVLAGGQRVPATGDYEPWTPS